Proteins from a single region of Chromobacterium sp. ATCC 53434:
- a CDS encoding type II secretion system protein GspD — MSLFRFLALALLGLLQAAVAAPSSTKAVRFDFQGVTVAQVVQLVYVEALKTPYVLDPKVLQDERQVSFRFDGARGDLRGFWRDFLRGLGYVLEDRAGVDFVMPKGEGQAQASDVFVYHPKFRDVSYLADLLGPFVKGAFSANRTVPVAPEQRTDAPTVPGSAAALLDKAGGDVLVFMGEPQDIVRLQKLLPQLDVPVGQVMVRSLVYEVNTGRREGSAFDLLLSVLGGKLSLGLNTAASQQDSFIRFKSGTVDAVFSALAGDSRFKVVTNSRLLVNSGQVAHLSVGQEVPTVSSISYPNGGSTPVQSIEYRSSGVIFDLTPFVRSGGIDMRIRQQISDFAKTETGVDNSPTLTKRELSTAVALADGDMVLLGGLQQSKEQGSRKGFSFLPRLFDASSSDAINPAVKYRTESSCRVADFFMPEVRPDSGRLLLQ, encoded by the coding sequence ATGAGCCTCTTCCGTTTTCTGGCGTTGGCCCTGCTGGGCTTGCTGCAGGCTGCGGTGGCGGCTCCGTCGTCGACGAAGGCGGTGCGGTTTGACTTCCAGGGGGTGACGGTCGCTCAAGTCGTCCAGTTGGTCTATGTCGAGGCGTTGAAGACCCCGTATGTACTTGATCCGAAGGTATTGCAGGATGAGCGGCAAGTTTCGTTTCGTTTTGATGGCGCGCGTGGCGATTTGCGTGGGTTCTGGCGGGACTTTCTGCGAGGCTTGGGCTATGTGCTTGAGGATCGCGCCGGCGTTGATTTCGTGATGCCAAAGGGGGAGGGCCAGGCGCAGGCCTCAGACGTCTTCGTCTATCACCCGAAGTTTCGGGACGTCAGCTATTTGGCGGATCTCCTGGGGCCGTTTGTGAAGGGGGCATTTTCTGCAAACCGGACGGTTCCGGTGGCGCCTGAGCAACGGACGGATGCGCCTACGGTTCCGGGTTCTGCGGCTGCATTGCTGGATAAGGCTGGCGGGGATGTGCTCGTCTTTATGGGGGAGCCGCAGGATATTGTGCGTCTGCAGAAGCTGCTGCCTCAGCTGGATGTTCCTGTAGGTCAGGTGATGGTTCGCAGCCTGGTCTACGAGGTCAATACCGGTCGGCGCGAGGGCAGTGCATTCGACCTGCTGCTGTCCGTCCTGGGGGGTAAGTTGTCGCTGGGCCTCAATACGGCGGCGTCTCAGCAGGACAGTTTTATTCGCTTCAAGTCTGGCACGGTTGATGCCGTGTTTAGCGCCTTGGCCGGCGATAGCCGGTTTAAGGTGGTGACGAATAGCCGGCTCTTGGTCAACTCCGGCCAGGTGGCGCATTTGTCTGTTGGCCAGGAAGTGCCGACGGTATCGTCAATCTCGTATCCGAACGGTGGTTCGACGCCCGTTCAGTCCATTGAATACCGCTCGTCGGGTGTGATCTTCGATCTGACCCCGTTTGTACGTTCGGGAGGCATCGATATGCGCATTCGTCAGCAGATCAGCGACTTTGCCAAAACGGAAACGGGAGTCGATAACAGCCCCACGCTGACGAAGCGGGAGCTGTCTACTGCAGTAGCGCTGGCGGACGGCGATATGGTGCTGCTGGGCGGCCTGCAGCAGAGCAAAGAGCAGGGGAGCCGCAAGGGTTTCAGCTTCCTGCCGCGGCTGTTTGATGCCTCATCTAGCGATGCTATTAATCCGGCAGTCAAATACCGTACAGAAAGCTCATGCCGCGTAGCGGATTTTTTCATGCCGGAAGTACGACCGGATTCTGGCCGGCTGCTTCTGCAATGA
- a CDS encoding zonular occludens toxin domain-containing protein — MPINAFGGGPGSGKTYGVVENVILPAVADGRFVLTNVEGLRISDIYDYVAQNFGSPEKIICIGHIRNCTRGAPDDEDFFPGQEALDKPSSVPAMDYPKVWPGDLVIIDEATRHWEQGGTRVKRTHSYFFREHRHFSNEMGHTCDLVVIDPDITLLSRQLKGKIEMTSITHKPKEVGLKNHYVVSLYIGARISKKPFSQRGPLSLRPEIYALYKSYSHEKAKELAVDSRQNVFAKNKFLFFRVGFLSVAVALGLYYAWRYFHPVSAEAVKPSGDGVASKSSASAPAASAAAPRVDSLPAPSAPSDFSDAWRIVGSVSNEHDSYVVLVDGAGRLRVESPSMFQGVGAAQIGTVDGRKVMRWTGVQRAQEVRK, encoded by the coding sequence CTGGCTCAGGGAAAACATATGGTGTTGTTGAAAACGTCATTCTGCCTGCGGTGGCGGACGGTCGGTTTGTTCTGACCAATGTTGAGGGTTTGAGGATTTCAGATATATATGATTATGTGGCGCAGAATTTTGGCAGTCCGGAGAAGATAATTTGCATTGGGCATATCCGAAACTGCACGCGCGGCGCACCTGATGATGAGGATTTCTTTCCCGGTCAGGAGGCGCTAGATAAGCCGTCTTCTGTTCCTGCTATGGACTACCCTAAGGTTTGGCCGGGCGATTTGGTGATTATTGATGAGGCTACGCGACATTGGGAGCAGGGCGGAACTAGAGTTAAGCGAACGCACAGTTATTTCTTCCGTGAGCATCGACATTTTTCGAATGAGATGGGCCATACGTGTGACTTGGTTGTGATTGATCCTGATATTACCCTTCTTTCCCGCCAGCTGAAGGGGAAGATTGAAATGACCAGTATTACGCACAAGCCTAAAGAGGTCGGGCTAAAAAATCACTACGTAGTTAGCTTGTATATCGGGGCGCGAATCTCCAAGAAGCCATTTAGCCAGCGCGGTCCGCTTTCGCTTCGGCCAGAGATTTATGCGCTATATAAGAGTTACTCGCACGAAAAAGCAAAGGAATTGGCGGTGGATTCTAGGCAAAATGTATTTGCCAAGAATAAATTCTTGTTTTTTCGCGTTGGTTTTTTAAGTGTGGCTGTAGCCCTGGGGCTTTATTATGCATGGCGATATTTTCATCCTGTTAGCGCTGAGGCGGTTAAGCCGTCGGGCGATGGGGTTGCATCTAAGTCGTCAGCGTCAGCGCCGGCGGCTTCTGCGGCTGCTCCTCGCGTAGACAGCCTGCCCGCGCCGTCCGCGCCGTCTGACTTTTCCGACGCTTGGCGCATTGTCGGTAGCGTATCCAATGAGCATGACAGCTATGTGGTTTTGGTTGATGGGGCCGGCCGGTTGCGGGTTGAGTCGCCCTCGATGTTCCAGGGGGTGGGCGCGGCGCAGATCGGCACGGTGGACGGCCGCAAGGTGATGCGCTGGACTGGTGTGCAGCGCGCTCAGGAGGTCCGTAAATGA